The DNA segment ATTTTTGATATGGAATACCTGCATTCTTACATATCATTTCATAAACTGCTGAAGTATCACTATCAGTAGTATATGATTGATTTGCATTTATTTTTATAACTGGACCAGCTTTTAATACAGGTTTATTTGTTGGATCATGTTTTTCAGTATAATTTGGATGTACAGCATGAGCCATATCTGCTGAAATTATAAATGAATTATTTAAACCCATCATAAACTCTTCTCTATTTTTATTCTGTGCAATTGAAATTCTTTCTAATATATTTTTGAGCATAGGCGAAGCTGCTCCTTGTTTTGTTCTACTACCTATTTCTTCATTATCAAAACATGCTAATACATTTGTAGCATATGTAGATTTTGAATTAATAATAGCATTTAATCCTGCATGAACCATCGCTAAATCATCTAATTTACCTGTAGATATAAACTCTTCATTTAATCCTATAATATTACCTTTATTATATTCATATAAAAATAAATCAAAATCTATTATATCTTCCATATTTACATTTAAATTATTTGCAATTTGTTTCAATAAATAATTTTCCTTTTCAAATTTTTCATTTATTAAAGATACTAATGGTAAAGTATGTTTTTGTTTATTTAATTCAATACCTTCATTTACTTTATTATTCATATGAATTGCAATGTTAGGAATTATTAAAATAGGTTTATTTATGTTTATTAGTTTAATATCAGGTTTTAACATATTATCGCTTTTTAAGCTAACTCTACCAGCTATACTTAAAGGTCTATCTAACCAAGTGTTTAATATAGGACCACCATATACCTCTGTATTTAGTTTTAAATATGTTCCAGCTTCTACTATTTCAGGATTTGGTTTAACTCTAAATGTAGGAGTGTCAGTATGAGCACCTATTATCTTAAATCCATTTTGTTCTATTTCCCCTTTCCCTAGTACAAATGCTATTAAGGCTGAATCATTTTTAGTAGTAAAGTATTTTCCTTCTTTTTCAATATTCCATTTTGATGTTGATTTTAGTTCTTTAAATCCATTTTCTATAAGTATATTTTTTATATTTTCAACAGCATGGAATTGAGTTGGACTTTCATATATAAATTCAATCAAGTCTTTTGCTAAATCTAATTGTTCAGACATTTTTAATCCCCCTTTATTTCTTATTCACCTTCTGAAAATAATTCATAATACGCTTCTGATACTATTTCAAATTCTTCATCATCTTCTATAGTATTAAGTTGTACTTCTCCACCAGTTTCTACATAACTATATAATAATACTCTTTCATCATCTTCAGGAAGTAATGCAATATACTCTTTATCTTCCACTTCAAATATTCCTAATACATAAGTTTTTAATGTCGTATCGTCATCTAATGTCAATTCTAACATTTCTAATTCTTCATGATTATGATCGTCATGATCATGACATCCACATTCATGGTTATGTTCGTGATCATGGTTACTATTACATCCACATCCATGGTTATGTTCATGGCTTCCTTTTTTACAACACTCTTTTTCTTCTTTACTCATTATAAAAACTCCTTTTATTTTATTTTTGATAATACTAACTTTAAAAATTCCCACATATTTTTAGTTGAACTAATACTTAACGCTTCATCAGGAGTATGAACATCATACATGTTAGGACCAAAAGATATCATATCTATATCTCCTAATTTTTCTTTAAATATACCACATTCTAACCCAGCATGAATTGCTTCTATTTTTGGATTTTCTTTGAATTTTTCTTTATATGCCTTTATGAAAACTTCTCTTATATATGAGTCTTTTTCATACTGCCATTCTGGATATTCTGCTTCTTGAATCAGGTTTCCTCCAATAAATTCTGATAATACTTTCTTTCTATCTAATATTTCTTGTTTTAATGTTCCTATTGAACTTCTAATAGCTGATTCAAATACAATTTTTCTATCAAATGTTGTAACTACACCTAAGTTAGTAGAGCTTTCTACTAACCCTTCTATATCCATACTCATAGTTTGAATTCCATTTGGTATAAGTCTATATAATAATAATAATTTGTCTAAAGTTTTTCTAGAGAAAACTCTATTAGCGTCACCTTTTATCCTATCAATATTAATATTAATGCCTGGGTCCTTTGTTTTTAATTCATTTGCAAGAATTTTATTCCAGCTTTTTATTTTTAATTCTAAACCTTTAAACTCTTCATTAGATAATACAAGTTTAGCATCGGCCTCTCTAGGTATTGCGTTCATTTTAGCTCCACCATTTACCTCATATAATCTTAAATCTATTTCCTTATTTAAATCATATAATATTCTACCTAAAATTATATTTGCATTTCCTCTATTTTTATCTATTTCCATTCCTGAATGTCCACCTTTTAATCCTCTAACAGATAAAAGATAAGATTCCGTATCTCTACTACATGTTTCCCATGCTATTGGCAATTCAATTTTAGTTCTAAGTCCTCCTGCACAGCTAACTAAAAATATCCCTTCTTCTTCAGAATCAATATTTATAAGTATTTTACCACTAAGATTTTCTTTTTTAACTTTACTAGCCCCAACTAAACCTGTCTCTTCTTCAGTTGTTATAATTACTTCTAACTCTGGATGATCTATATCACTTGAAGCTAATAAAGCAAGTGTATATGCAACTGCTATGCCATTATCTGCTCCTAAGGTAGTACCATTTGCTTTTATTAAATCTCCTTCGATTTTTAAATCTAAAGGATCTTTACTAAAATCATGTTCAGTATCCTTATTCTTTTCACAAACCATATCCATATGTCCTTGAAGTATTACAGTTGGAGAATTTTCATATCCTTTAGTTGCCTTCTTTTTAATTATAACATTTAGAGCCTCATCTTGAATCACTTCTAAATTATTACTTCTTGCAAATGAAACAAGATAATTACTTATATTTTGTTCTTCACCAGAACAATGAGGAATCTTAGTAATTTCTTCAAAATAATAAAAGACATCATTTGGTTTTAAATCTCTTAGTACTCCACTCATATAAACATCCTTTCTTTTATACTTGACATATATATTATATACCATGATTTAAAGATACAAAACTATAAAGATTTACTAATCTAAATTTTCTATAACTTCATCAATAGTTCCTCCACCTAAACATACATCTCCATTATAAAAAACAACACCTTGACCTTCAGTTATTGCTTTTTGTTTTTTATGGAAAATAACCTTGGCTTTATTGTCATTAAGTGGTATAACTGTAACATCTTGATCTCTTTGTCTGTATCTAAATTTAGCTGTACATGTAAATTCTTCTGTTGGCTTATTATTACTTATCCAATTGATATTTTCAGCTATCAATCCTTCTGAAAATAATGCAGGATTATTGGAGCCTTGAGCAGCATATAAAATATTGTTTTCAAGGTCTTTGTAAGCTACAAACCAAGGTTCACCAGTTCCAACTCCTCCTATTCCAAGTCCTTTTCTTTGACCTTTAGTATAGTACATAAGTCCATTATGTTTTCCTAAAATTTGGCCATCTATACTTCTTATTTCACCAGGTTTTGCTGGAATATAGTTATTTAAAAATTCATCAAAATCCCTTTCACCTATAAAACAAATTCCAGTACTATCTTTTTTATCAGCCGTTTTCAAACTATACTCATGAGCAAGTTCTCTAACTTTTGGCTTATCAATATCTCCTAAAGGGAACATTGATTTCGATAATTGATATTGATTTAATTGACATAGAAAATAAGATTGATCCTTGTTATTATCTTTACCTCTTAAAAGTTTATATTCTCCATCTATATACTTTATATTTGCATAATGACCTGTAGCTATATAGTCTGCTCCAAGTTTAAGAGCATGATCTAAAAATGCTTTGAATTTAATTTCTTTATTACATAATATATCAGGATTAGGTGTTCTTCCATTTTTATATTCATCTAAGAAATAAGTGAATACTCTATCCCAATACTCTTTTTCAAAATTAACTGTATAATATGGTATATCAATTTGTTGACATACTCTTCTTACATCTTCATAATCTTCTGTTGCAGTACAGTATTGTTCATCTTCTTCATTCCAATTTTTCATGAATATCCCTACAACTTCATAACCTTCTTGTTTTAATAATAATGCTGCAACAGATGAATCAACTCCTCCACTCATTCCTATTACAACTCTTGTATCTTTTTTTGATTTGTTCATAATACCTCTCCTTAAAATCTTTATCTATATTTAATATTATCTTTACCTAAAATATATTTTAAAATGTATAAATTATACTTCTCTATATTATAACATAAAGTAAGACATCCGCTAGGATGTCTTTATGCTGATTTTATTTCATCATTTTTAAATTTATTTTCTAATCTTTCCATATTAAACTCTTTTGTCATTTTAAATATTATTGGACTTAATGCAACTAGAGCTATTAAATTTGGTATTGCCATCAGTCCATTAAATATATCAGAGAATGTCCACACTATTTGGATTGGAAATACTGCACCTGAAAGACATAATATTACCCATATAATTTTGTAATAAGAAATTGCCTTCACTCCAAATATATATTCTAAACATTTAGAACCGTAATAATACCACCCTAGAATTGTTGAAAATGAAAAGAATATTAATCCTAAAGAAACGATATATCCTCCTATAACAGGTAATCCAATATCAAATGCATAAGTAGTAAGAGCAGCGCCTCTATAGCTTTCTTCGATAAACATAACTCCATCAGTTCCTATATTAACTATACCTGATACTAATATAACTAAAGCTGTCATAGTACATATTATAAGGGTGTCTATAACTGAACCTAAAGACCCTATAAGACCTTGAATTACAGGTTTATCATTAGTAGAAGCTGCATGAGCAATTGCTGCACTTCCAAGTCCTGCTTCATTTGAAAATACTCCTCTTGCTACTCCAAATCTGACAACTGTGCCTAAAACTCCTCCTCCTACTGCCTTACCAGTAAAAGCATTAGAAAATATCATACTAAAAGCTGTTGGAATAGCACTAATATTCATAAATAGTACAATTAATGCTCCGATTATATATCCTATTGCCATAATAGGAACCACTTTGTCTGTTACTTTACCAATATTTTTAATTCCACCTATTATAACAGCTCCAACTAATAAAGCCATTACTATTCCAGTAATCCACACGTTGACACCAAAAGATTCATTTATTGCTCTAGAAACAGAATTTGCTTGAACCATATTACCAATTCCAAATGAGGCAAGAAAACCAAATAATGCAAACGCTAACCCAAGCCATTTAAAATCTCTTCCATATTGCTCTTTCATACCTTTTTCAATATAAAACATAGGACCACCAGATTTTTCTCCTTCTTCATTTGTAATTCTATATTTTATAGCAAGCAATGCTTCACCATATTTTGATGCTCCACCAAAGGCAGCACTTACCCACATCCAGAACACAGCACCAGGACCTCCTGCTACTATTGCAGAAGCAACTCCAGCAATATTACCAGTCCCTATAGTAGCTGCAAGAGATGTCATTAAAGCTTGAAATGGTGTTATATCACCATCACCAGAATGCTCCTTAGAAAATAATAATTTCAATGATAAAGGTAACTTTCTAAACTGAATAAATTTAGTTAATAAACTAAGAAATAGTCCTGTTCCTACTAATAATACAATCGTTACTGGTCCCCAAACATAATCAGAAATTTGACCTAAAAATGCGTTAATACTCTCCATATACACCCTCCTTTTAGTAAGAAAAAGCAATTTTTTTACTCTTTACAATTTCTTAATAAAAGTATATTGTTTTGGTTTCACAAAGTTTCAAATAGTAACAATTAATTTTCAGAATATTCAGTGTTTATTTTTTCACAATGATAGGCTAGACCATATAAAAATTTTTTTAAATCTACTTTTCCTCTTTTGGAAGTTATCCCCTTTAGATAATTCATTTCAATCCTTACTTGCTCAAAATTAAATAAACTATTTGAATAATCCATAAATATTTCATTCATAAAATCCTCTAGTCCAATACTTGCAATATTCTCTATTGCAACATTTGCAGCTCGTCTCATTCTTTGTTCCATGGTTTTTGGATTATCAGTATATTTCTTACATATTTGCTTTAATGAAAAGTTTTTATTTTTCAACCCATTTTTTATGATATTATCAACAATTATTATTAAGTCAGTTGAACCTGCTTCCCCTATTATTCCCAATCTATATAATACTTTTTTTAAACAAATTTCATAATTTTGCTTTCTATTTGATTTTATATTACCCCCACCTATTAATTGTCTAATATTATTTATTTTTTTTTCTCGTTCAATATTATTAGTTACTTTATTTATTATAGTTTCAATCTCTATCGCATTTATCGGTTTAGTAATATAGTATTCTATACCATTCTTATAAGCTTTTGCTATCATATCTTTAGAATTTACTTGAGATATCATAATAAATTGAATATCAGGATAGATATCTTTTATTTCTTTAACTAAAGAAATTCCATCAAGTCAAGGTAAAAAAAGATCAATAAGTACTATTTCTGGCAAAAACTCTTTTATTTTTTCTATGGCATCTTTACCATTTAAAGAGTAATCAATTACATTTCCTAAACCTCTATCAGAAATAATTTTCTTTAATACTTCTACAATGCTAATATCATCTTCTACAATAAATATATTCACAATTATTCCCCCTCTAAATAATTTATTGGTATTGAAATAGTAAAATTAGTACCTATATTTTCTATTGAAAATACAGATATTTTACCATTAAAGTCTTGTTCAACTAATTTTTTAACTAAATTCAATCCTAAACCTCTTGAAACATTTCCAGTTTCGTAATTAATTTTTGTAGAAAAACCTGCTTTAAAAATATTCTTAATGTATTTTTGCTTTATACCATTTCCATTATCCTTAATTATAAATATATGACTTTTTTCATTTTTACTATGTATTAATTCTATTCTACCTTTATCCATAGATTCAATACTGTTTGTTAATAGATTTCTAAATATAGAAATTAATTCATAATGTTTATGTGTATAAAAATTTTCATATTCAGACAAATTTAGATCTATGAACTTATCCTTATTTTTAATCATTATATATAAACTATCTTCAAGTATTAAAAGGATTTCTTTAAAACTCATTCCAATTTCTGAAACATTAACTTTTACCACATCTTCAATTCCTTCTAATACTAAGGCATACTCTTTTTTAATTTCATGTACATTTTTTGCTATATCTAGTGAGTTATTTTGCCAAGATTCTTTATTATTTTTTTCTTTTATATTTTCAAATAATTTATATGCATCTTCCATAACATTTTCTATATAAATCATATTTTTTTCCATCCAATAAATTTGGGTTTTTAACTTAGATGACATCCAAACTAAATCTCTATATCTCTTTTCATGTTCCTCTTTCATTAATAACATATTATAATATTTTAAACCTGTTATAAAAATAGCTGAAATGCTTGACCTTACTATAGCAACTATAATTAGTAATTTTATTACTTGAATATAATTAATATTTTTATTTATATTTGCAAGTATAAATATTTCAGTTATGTTTGACAAAAAATCTATTAAAATTAGAGATAAAAACAAATTATGTATTTTCATATTTTTGTTTTTATTAACTACATAAACAAAACATAACCCATATATAGTATAAAAAATAACCTCAGGCCAAAATAAAAAAACGTTTTCTAAAACCCTACTTTTACCAAATGAGTAGACTATGATTCTTTGTATATATAAAGCTATACCACTTATAAATCCAATATAATAAACTCTCATATCTCTATATTTATATATAATTACAGGTAATATTATAGCACCAAAAGAAAATCTGAAATTAGAAAAAAATATATCTATATAAATTTGTGAAGCTAAAATCATAACAACTAACATAATTAATATTTTCTTTATTTTAATAATTAAAACCACCTCACAACTATAATACCATTTAGTATAATTATATCATTACTAATAAATTTTTCATAAAAAATAAAAAAAAGAAATTATGAACTCATAATTTCTTTTTAAATAATATACTGCCTATATAAATATAATTTAAAATTTTATATATTTTTTTAATAGACTGATAGTTGGAACTCCCAATATAGTTACTACTACAAATTCCCCAATGGCTACATAAAATATACTTGGTATTAAAGGTAGTCCAATTAATATATTTAATTGAAATCC comes from the Senegalia massiliensis genome and includes:
- a CDS encoding M18 family aminopeptidase, coding for MSEQLDLAKDLIEFIYESPTQFHAVENIKNILIENGFKELKSTSKWNIEKEGKYFTTKNDSALIAFVLGKGEIEQNGFKIIGAHTDTPTFRVKPNPEIVEAGTYLKLNTEVYGGPILNTWLDRPLSIAGRVSLKSDNMLKPDIKLININKPILIIPNIAIHMNNKVNEGIELNKQKHTLPLVSLINEKFEKENYLLKQIANNLNVNMEDIIDFDLFLYEYNKGNIIGLNEEFISTGKLDDLAMVHAGLNAIINSKSTYATNVLACFDNEEIGSRTKQGAASPMLKNILERISIAQNKNREEFMMGLNNSFIISADMAHAVHPNYTEKHDPTNKPVLKAGPVIKINANQSYTTDSDTSAVYEMICKNAGIPYQKFVNRSDVRGGSTIGPISSTQLDIRSIDIGGPMLSMHSIRELTTVDDHYYTKKSFDEFYKI
- a CDS encoding DUF1292 domain-containing protein, yielding MSKEEKECCKKGSHEHNHGCGCNSNHDHEHNHECGCHDHDDHNHEELEMLELTLDDDTTLKTYVLGIFEVEDKEYIALLPEDDERVLLYSYVETGGEVQLNTIEDDEEFEIVSEAYYELFSEGE
- a CDS encoding aminoacyl-histidine dipeptidase; amino-acid sequence: MSGVLRDLKPNDVFYYFEEITKIPHCSGEEQNISNYLVSFARSNNLEVIQDEALNVIIKKKATKGYENSPTVILQGHMDMVCEKNKDTEHDFSKDPLDLKIEGDLIKANGTTLGADNGIAVAYTLALLASSDIDHPELEVIITTEEETGLVGASKVKKENLSGKILINIDSEEEGIFLVSCAGGLRTKIELPIAWETCSRDTESYLLSVRGLKGGHSGMEIDKNRGNANIILGRILYDLNKEIDLRLYEVNGGAKMNAIPREADAKLVLSNEEFKGLELKIKSWNKILANELKTKDPGININIDRIKGDANRVFSRKTLDKLLLLYRLIPNGIQTMSMDIEGLVESSTNLGVVTTFDRKIVFESAIRSSIGTLKQEILDRKKVLSEFIGGNLIQEAEYPEWQYEKDSYIREVFIKAYKEKFKENPKIEAIHAGLECGIFKEKLGDIDMISFGPNMYDVHTPDEALSISSTKNMWEFLKLVLSKIK
- the mnmA gene encoding tRNA 2-thiouridine(34) synthase MnmA, producing the protein MNKSKKDTRVVIGMSGGVDSSVAALLLKQEGYEVVGIFMKNWNEEDEQYCTATEDYEDVRRVCQQIDIPYYTVNFEKEYWDRVFTYFLDEYKNGRTPNPDILCNKEIKFKAFLDHALKLGADYIATGHYANIKYIDGEYKLLRGKDNNKDQSYFLCQLNQYQLSKSMFPLGDIDKPKVRELAHEYSLKTADKKDSTGICFIGERDFDEFLNNYIPAKPGEIRSIDGQILGKHNGLMYYTKGQRKGLGIGGVGTGEPWFVAYKDLENNILYAAQGSNNPALFSEGLIAENINWISNNKPTEEFTCTAKFRYRQRDQDVTVIPLNDNKAKVIFHKKQKAITEGQGVVFYNGDVCLGGGTIDEVIENLD
- a CDS encoding alanine/glycine:cation symporter family protein, coding for MESINAFLGQISDYVWGPVTIVLLVGTGLFLSLLTKFIQFRKLPLSLKLLFSKEHSGDGDITPFQALMTSLAATIGTGNIAGVASAIVAGGPGAVFWMWVSAAFGGASKYGEALLAIKYRITNEEGEKSGGPMFYIEKGMKEQYGRDFKWLGLAFALFGFLASFGIGNMVQANSVSRAINESFGVNVWITGIVMALLVGAVIIGGIKNIGKVTDKVVPIMAIGYIIGALIVLFMNISAIPTAFSMIFSNAFTGKAVGGGVLGTVVRFGVARGVFSNEAGLGSAAIAHAASTNDKPVIQGLIGSLGSVIDTLIICTMTALVILVSGIVNIGTDGVMFIEESYRGAALTTYAFDIGLPVIGGYIVSLGLIFFSFSTILGWYYYGSKCLEYIFGVKAISYYKIIWVILCLSGAVFPIQIVWTFSDIFNGLMAIPNLIALVALSPIIFKMTKEFNMERLENKFKNDEIKSA
- a CDS encoding DNA-binding domain-containing protein; translation: MSLVKEIKDIYPDIQFIMISQVNSKDMIAKAYKNGIEYYITKPINAIEIETIINKVTNNIEREKKINNIRQLIGGGNIKSNRKQNYEICLKKVLYRLGIIGEAGSTDLIIIVDNIIKNGLKNKNFSLKQICKKYTDNPKTMEQRMRRAANVAIENIASIGLEDFMNEIFMDYSNSLFNFEQVRIEMNYLKGITSKRGKVDLKKFLYGLAYHCEKINTEYSEN
- a CDS encoding response regulator transcription factor; this encodes MNIFIVEDDISIVEVLKKIISDRGLGNVIDYSLNGKDAIEKIKEFLPEIVLIDLFLP
- a CDS encoding ATP-binding protein, producing the protein MLVVMILASQIYIDIFFSNFRFSFGAIILPVIIYKYRDMRVYYIGFISGIALYIQRIIVYSFGKSRVLENVFLFWPEVIFYTIYGLCFVYVVNKNKNMKIHNLFLSLILIDFLSNITEIFILANINKNINYIQVIKLLIIVAIVRSSISAIFITGLKYYNMLLMKEEHEKRYRDLVWMSSKLKTQIYWMEKNMIYIENVMEDAYKLFENIKEKNNKESWQNNSLDIAKNVHEIKKEYALVLEGIEDVVKVNVSEIGMSFKEILLILEDSLYIMIKNKDKFIDLNLSEYENFYTHKHYELISIFRNLLTNSIESMDKGRIELIHSKNEKSHIFIIKDNGNGIKQKYIKNIFKAGFSTKINYETGNVSRGLGLNLVKKLVEQDFNGKISVFSIENIGTNFTISIPINYLEGE